In Methyloceanibacter stevinii, the genomic stretch GTGTCGCTGCACTGGTTGCGGATGCGGAAGGTTTTGCCTTCCGGCGAAAGCTGGATCCGCAGGCAATGCGGGGGCACTTGGTCGCAAGAAGCCTCGGTCTCGTCCGTACTGTCGGAACTCGATGCCAGGGCCGCCGTCCACTGATTGCGGGCCTTGGCTGCACTGGCCAGATGCTCAAGCACTTCCGGGACGACGATATTGGGGGCGTCGAGCATGAGGTTGTGGCCGGCGTTGAGCGTGCGCAGGCGATAGGGACCGTCCATGTAGTTGGCGGTGGCCACGGCAGACGCGCGGCTGAAGGCGCCGTCTTCCTCGCCCCACAGGAACAAGGTCGGGGGGCGCACCTTGCCGGCAGGATCCAACGAGCGGAACTCGAACGCGCGGTACCAATCGAGAGCCGCGTGGATTGCTCCCGGCTCGCCGAACACGCGGCGATACTCCGCCACTTGGTCTTTTGGATGCCGCGACCATTTCCAGCGCGTGAGCAGGGCGGCTTGGTCGAAGCTCATGGCCAGTTCCGGAAGCACCGGCAGTCGATAGAACAGGACATAGCTACTGGCCGGCCATTGTGGGCTCGGGTTCGACAGCGCCTCGGAGAGCGCCAGCGGATGCGGCATGGCCAGCGAGGTGAGGCTCAGCACCCGTTCCGGATAGCGGTCGGCCAGTGTCCAGGCGATGGCCCCGCCGAAGTCGTGGCCGATAACGTGGAACTTCTCGAAGCCCGCCGCGTCCGCCACGGCCAGGACGTCGTTCGCGAGCTTGCCCTTGGTGTAGTCGTTCTCCAGCCGCGGCCGCGCGCCGGGGCTGTAGCCGCGCTGGTCGAAGGCGATGGCGCGGTAACCGGCTTTCCGCAGCGCTTCGAGCAGCGACTCCCACATGATCGAGGTTTCGGGAAAGCCGTGCAGCAGGATCACGCCTTCGCCGTCGCGATTGCCGCTGCCGGCGACACGGGCCCGGAAGGTCATGTTGTTGGCGCGGATGCGCACGAGACCGTCCTCGGACCCATCAAAAAGGGGGAGGGCCTGGGTCATCGCGGCGTGACAGTCGGGGCAAGACGGCGCCAGCACGAGCCTGTCGATCCCATAGGCTGCCGTGAAGGGAAGCAGCACCAAGGCAGCGATCAGCCAGACTTTCTTCAGGTAGGTCATAGCGCCCTTTGGCCCGCCGGTGCGCGCCAGACAAGGATTCAGTTTGGAAGATCAATGGCGAATCATCACCGAATTGTAAATGTGCGCCGGTGTCCGTGCATCGGGGCCGGATTTGCTCCGCCGCACGCCGCCAATGACTCAGCCCCAAGGTCGGCGCCTTAAGCGGGGACCAGGGCGGCCTCCCCTTCGACCGTGATCTGGAAGTTCTGCCCCTCCCAGCTCCCGCTTTCGGGCCAGTAGAGGGTGAATTCGACCGTGTCGCCGGGATTCAGACCCTCCGTGGGCAGCTTCGCCACATGGACGCCGAGCAGCGTGTCCTCGGTCTCGACGTCATGGATATTGCGCCAACCGTTGGTGCCGTAGTGGACCAAGGCCGGAGCGGTCACGGCGACGTAGAGAGAACGTCCGGCGCGATCCGGTTCGGCTTGTGGCGCGGCCCCCAGATCTCATAGTCGATCGTGGGACGGACGCCCTGATACCGCGCCCAGGCCGCCCGCGGACGGTCGACGGGACGCCCCGCGGCCAGGCTGTGGCACAGCTTGGCGAACTCCGCATGGGTCCAAACGAGCGGCATGGCCGACCCGCTCGGCTTGCCGGGATACAGGTCGTATTCGGGAATGGGGTCTGTGTCCCAGACCTGCTCGGGCATGAGGCCGACATCGTTCGACATGGCCATCATCGCCTCCACATAAGGCATGACGTCCTCGCCGGCACAGACCGCGTAATGACCGCGCTCGCCGGTCAGAAGCGGCCAGCCGCGCCCATGCCCGGTGCCGTCGAAGCCCGTGCCGTCCGTATGTTCGCCATAGCCGTCATTGTTGTAGCGATGCCAGACCGGCCCTTCGGGCGTGTCGGTCTTCAGGAGATGGTCCATCGCCTTGATCGTGTCGAGGATGAAAGGGTTGTCCGCTTCGCGCAGCCCGTAGCGCACGAGCTGCAGGCAGTCGGTCGACACCTGACCGCTGGCCGGCAGGTTCGGATCCCGCGACAGGTTCTTGATGACGACCGGCGCGTTGGCCGCGCCCGGCGTGCCGAGGACACCGAGCGGCACGGTCCGGATGAAGTAGCCCTTGATGCCGAGTTGGTCGGCCAGCGGAGTTCCGCGCACGAAGGC encodes the following:
- a CDS encoding alpha/beta fold hydrolase, giving the protein MTYLKKVWLIAALVLLPFTAAYGIDRLVLAPSCPDCHAAMTQALPLFDGSEDGLVRIRANNMTFRARVAGSGNRDGEGVILLHGFPETSIMWESLLEALRKAGYRAIAFDQRGYSPGARPRLENDYTKGKLANDVLAVADAAGFEKFHVIGHDFGGAIAWTLADRYPERVLSLTSLAMPHPLALSEALSNPSPQWPASSYVLFYRLPVLPELAMSFDQAALLTRWKWSRHPKDQVAEYRRVFGEPGAIHAALDWYRAFEFRSLDPAGKVRPPTLFLWGEEDGAFSRASAVATANYMDGPYRLRTLNAGHNLMLDAPNIVVPEVLEHLASAAKARNQWTAALASSSDSTDETEASCDQVPPHCLRIQLSPEGKTFRIRNQCSDTYKGVVRVTCSAWAPNTGIEYRFNLGAKSELAQEGVGARTGQSNGTCYFRPRLCAKVTAPVKPKAASIWPFL
- a CDS encoding carbohydrate-binding protein; translated protein: MTAPALVHYGTNGWRNIHDVETEDTLLGVHVAKLPTEGLNPGDTVEFTLYWPESGSWEGQNFQITVEGEAALVPA